From one Streptomyces sp. ICC1 genomic stretch:
- a CDS encoding SpoIIE family protein phosphatase, which translates to MGVTGEQIGPARSRERFLGGEPVEAGVRGPILNSWRRCRLLGLSPDGAELPYRDDFDPDSRLVRAAGPVLDALQSRFSDSQMNISVTDANGTVLQRRFGEASLARSLPPIQSVPGFVFAERFAGTNGIGLALAERGPIQVFGAEHFAERAQSNACCAVPIRDQLSGHIAGVLCFGYPHTYEHPALAVLLRRAAGTIERRMTEQSSRRERELLRAYLDAGPDGPGGPTGREGLTGPEGPTGREGLTGPEGPTGLREPTGPALDPRDQTILKDRASELISSFRRAVVDVALPHGRGATLLSHPVTSRSGVAGMVVEAVLNNDGPPAPTTAQRPAAVRGLVLVGEPEVGKYAVEARRRLELLAEASTRIGTTLDVGRTAHELAEMAVPALADYVTVDLPEAVLRGDDPAGPGTDLYRTVVHGIRDDCPFYPAGQHVRLGAANPVMRCLTESRTFLEPELGSAAGWIAQDPDRARRIMARGVHSLIAVPLLARGVLLGIASFYRAQDPAPYADDDSRLAQELAARAALCIDNARRYTREHTLALALQRSLLPRGLPEQDAVEVAHRYLPAESGVGGDWFDVIPLSGARVALLVGDVVGHGLHAAATMGRLRTAARNFAELELAPDELLTHLDNLLVRLDREEGDDHATGSTGIAGATCLYAVYDPTSRQCAMARAGHLPPALVHPDGTASFPDLPAGPPLGLGGLPFETAEITLPRDSTLVLYTDGLVEDRHRDIDVALDRLRRTLAHPGRSPEETCQAVMHAMAPEHPSDDIALLVARTRTLPADRIAVWDLPADPERVSALRAAATRRLADWGLDELAFAAELVLSELVTNAIRYGTEPIQVRLIHDRALICEVSDGSSTAPHLRRAATTDEGGRGLFLVAQLAQSWGARYTPRGKVIWAECALDAA; encoded by the coding sequence ATGGGGGTCACGGGAGAGCAGATCGGCCCCGCACGCTCCCGTGAGCGGTTCCTGGGGGGCGAGCCGGTCGAGGCCGGCGTGCGCGGCCCGATCCTGAACTCCTGGCGGCGCTGCCGGCTGCTGGGCCTGTCACCGGACGGGGCCGAGCTGCCCTACCGGGACGACTTCGATCCGGACAGCCGGCTCGTACGGGCCGCCGGACCCGTCCTCGACGCACTGCAGTCCCGGTTCTCCGACAGCCAGATGAACATCTCGGTCACCGACGCGAACGGCACGGTGCTCCAACGCCGCTTCGGCGAGGCCTCCCTGGCCCGCAGCCTGCCCCCCATCCAGAGCGTGCCCGGCTTCGTCTTCGCCGAGCGCTTCGCCGGGACCAACGGCATCGGCCTCGCGCTGGCCGAACGCGGCCCCATCCAGGTCTTCGGCGCGGAGCACTTCGCCGAACGCGCCCAGTCGAACGCCTGCTGCGCCGTACCCATCCGCGACCAGCTCAGCGGGCACATCGCGGGCGTGCTCTGCTTCGGCTACCCGCACACCTACGAGCACCCGGCCCTCGCCGTCCTGCTCCGCCGGGCGGCCGGGACGATCGAGCGGCGGATGACGGAGCAGAGCTCGCGGCGCGAGCGCGAGCTGCTGCGGGCGTACCTGGACGCCGGGCCGGACGGACCGGGGGGCCCGACCGGCAGGGAGGGACTGACCGGTCCGGAGGGACCGACCGGCAGGGAGGGACTGACCGGTCCGGAGGGACCGACCGGGCTGCGGGAGCCGACCGGTCCCGCGCTGGATCCGCGCGATCAGACGATCCTCAAGGACCGGGCGAGCGAGCTGATCTCCTCGTTCCGGCGGGCCGTCGTCGACGTGGCACTCCCCCACGGCCGAGGGGCCACCTTGCTGAGCCACCCGGTGACGAGCCGCTCCGGGGTGGCGGGCATGGTCGTCGAGGCCGTGCTCAACAACGACGGGCCACCGGCGCCCACAACCGCGCAGCGGCCCGCCGCGGTCCGCGGACTGGTCCTGGTGGGCGAGCCGGAGGTCGGGAAGTACGCCGTCGAGGCGCGGCGCCGCCTGGAGCTGCTGGCCGAGGCCAGCACCCGTATCGGCACCACCCTGGACGTGGGCCGCACCGCCCACGAGCTCGCCGAGATGGCCGTCCCGGCCCTGGCCGACTACGTCACCGTCGACCTGCCCGAGGCCGTACTGCGCGGCGACGACCCCGCCGGTCCCGGGACGGACCTGTACCGGACGGTGGTCCACGGCATCCGCGACGACTGCCCCTTCTACCCGGCGGGTCAGCACGTACGGCTGGGCGCCGCTAATCCCGTCATGCGCTGCCTGACCGAGAGCCGCACGTTCCTGGAACCCGAGCTGGGGTCCGCGGCCGGCTGGATCGCGCAGGACCCCGATCGCGCCCGCCGGATCATGGCGCGCGGCGTGCACTCCCTGATCGCCGTGCCGCTGCTGGCCCGCGGCGTCCTGCTGGGCATCGCGAGCTTCTACCGCGCGCAGGACCCCGCCCCGTACGCGGACGACGACAGCCGGCTGGCCCAAGAGCTCGCGGCCCGCGCCGCCCTGTGCATCGACAACGCCCGCCGCTACACCCGGGAGCACACCCTGGCCCTGGCGCTCCAGCGCAGCCTGCTCCCCCGCGGCCTGCCCGAGCAGGACGCCGTCGAGGTCGCTCACCGCTATCTGCCCGCCGAGTCCGGAGTGGGCGGCGACTGGTTCGACGTCATCCCCCTGTCCGGCGCCCGCGTCGCGCTCCTCGTGGGCGACGTCGTCGGCCACGGGCTGCACGCCGCCGCCACAATGGGGCGGCTGCGGACCGCGGCGCGCAACTTCGCCGAACTGGAACTCGCCCCCGACGAACTCCTCACCCACCTGGACAACCTCCTGGTGCGTCTGGACCGGGAGGAGGGGGACGACCACGCCACCGGCAGCACCGGCATCGCCGGCGCCACCTGCCTGTACGCCGTCTACGACCCCACCTCGCGGCAGTGCGCCATGGCCCGGGCCGGCCACCTCCCGCCCGCCCTGGTCCATCCGGACGGCACCGCGAGCTTCCCCGACCTGCCCGCGGGCCCCCCGCTGGGCCTGGGCGGCCTGCCCTTCGAGACGGCCGAGATCACGCTCCCCCGGGACAGCACCCTCGTGCTCTACACCGACGGGCTCGTCGAGGACCGCCACCGCGACATCGACGTGGCCCTCGACCGGCTGCGGCGCACCCTGGCCCACCCGGGCCGGAGCCCCGAGGAGACCTGTCAGGCGGTCATGCACGCCATGGCTCCCGAGCACCCCTCCGACGACATCGCCCTGCTCGTCGCCCGCACCCGCACCCTGCCCGCCGACCGGATCGCGGTCTGGGACCTGCCGGCCGACCCCGAGCGGGTGTCCGCGCTGCGCGCCGCCGCCACGCGCCGGCTGGCCGACTGGGGGCTGGACGAGCTCGCGTTCGCCGCCGAGCTGGTGCTGAGCGAGCTGGTCACCAACGCCATCCGCTACGGCACCGAGCCGATCCAGGTCCGCCTGATCCACGACCGCGCGCTGATCTGCGAGGTGTCCGACGGCAGCAGTACCGCCCCGCACCTGCGGCGGGCGGCCACCACGGACGAGGGCGGGCGCGGCCTGTTCCTCGTGGCACAGCTGGCCCAGTCCTGGGGTGCCCGCTACACGCCCCGCGGCAAGGTCATCTGGGCCGAATGCGCCCTGGACGCGGCATAG
- a CDS encoding ABC transporter permease, whose amino-acid sequence MTSWSPRGHLIGHYGLPALTALLFVAFSIALPDTFPTRENVSSILSNQSIPALLALGATIPIAIGKFDLSIGYGLGLAHVLVMHLIVEEGTPWPVAGLAVVLGGALIGALNGVIVEFARIDSFIATLGTGSIMYALTGWLTDGSRIVPGPEGLPASFTGLYDSRFLGLPLPAFYVLAAAAVLWVVLERLPFGRYLYVVGSNPRAAAIIGIPTRRYSVYAFAGSGLVVGVAGVLLAAQQQIGNPSVGLDYLLPAFVGALLGSTTVKPGRANALGTLVAVSVLAVGLAGIGQLGAQFWATPLFNGGTLLMAVGLAGYAARRRLRARAATDRRPPHEPPAPSEPPAAGGP is encoded by the coding sequence GTGACCTCCTGGTCCCCGCGGGGGCACCTCATCGGGCACTACGGCCTGCCGGCCCTGACCGCCCTGCTCTTCGTGGCGTTCTCCATCGCCCTGCCGGACACGTTCCCCACCCGGGAGAACGTGTCCTCCATCCTGTCCAACCAGTCGATCCCCGCCCTCCTCGCGCTCGGTGCGACGATCCCGATCGCCATCGGCAAGTTCGACCTGTCCATCGGCTACGGGCTGGGCCTGGCCCACGTCCTGGTGATGCACCTGATCGTCGAGGAGGGGACGCCCTGGCCGGTCGCCGGCCTCGCCGTCGTCCTCGGCGGGGCGCTGATCGGCGCCCTGAACGGGGTCATCGTCGAGTTCGCCCGGATCGACTCCTTCATCGCCACCCTCGGCACCGGCAGCATCATGTACGCGCTCACCGGATGGCTCACCGACGGCAGCCGGATCGTGCCCGGCCCGGAGGGCCTGCCGGCCTCCTTCACCGGCCTGTACGACTCCCGGTTCCTCGGCCTGCCCCTGCCCGCCTTCTACGTGCTGGCGGCCGCCGCCGTCCTGTGGGTGGTGCTGGAACGGCTGCCGTTCGGCCGGTACCTGTACGTCGTCGGCTCCAACCCCCGTGCCGCCGCCATCATCGGCATCCCCACCCGCAGGTACTCCGTCTACGCCTTCGCCGGATCGGGCCTGGTCGTGGGCGTCGCCGGGGTCCTGCTGGCCGCGCAACAGCAGATCGGCAACCCGAGCGTCGGCCTGGACTACCTGCTGCCCGCCTTCGTCGGCGCGCTGCTCGGCTCCACCACGGTCAAGCCGGGGCGCGCCAACGCGCTCGGCACCCTCGTGGCCGTCAGCGTGCTGGCCGTCGGGCTCGCCGGGATCGGCCAGCTCGGCGCCCAGTTCTGGGCCACCCCGCTGTTCAACGGCGGCACCCTGCTGATGGCGGTCGGTCTGGCCGGCTACGCGGCCAGGCGGCGGCTGCGCGCGCGGGCCGCGACGGACCGGCGCCCGCCCCACGAACCGCCCGCGCCATCGGAGCCGCCGGCGGCCGGCGGCCCGTAA
- a CDS encoding substrate-binding domain-containing protein: MWAAASGLAAGCGGGSSPASGAASPSAGAGCPAVLAQAKESVQRAERTDLSWNGPTTGPRAVPDKTVVYVAQTMTNPGVAGVAKGVREAAAAIGWQVRVIDGDGTPAGIQAALSQAVTLAPSGIVIGGFDPRLTAQQVARAGAAGIPLIGWHAVDSPGPSTSPRLFTNITTKVEEVGRVSADWVIAGSDGGAGVVVFTDDSIPFAHNKSELIKRRLAACPGVTLLATENIPIPDASQRTPQQVSSLISRFRDRWTHSVAINDLYFADAAPALRGAGRPGAGPPFNIGAGDGDPSAFQRINSRRFQAATVPEPLSQQGWQIVDEFNRAFAGGPASGYVAPVHVVTAENSGGATSWDPRGYREAYERIWHGQ; this comes from the coding sequence CTGTGGGCGGCCGCCTCCGGCCTCGCCGCGGGCTGCGGGGGCGGGTCGTCCCCGGCCTCCGGCGCGGCCTCGCCGTCGGCCGGCGCCGGCTGCCCGGCCGTACTGGCGCAGGCGAAGGAGTCCGTCCAGCGGGCCGAGCGGACGGACCTGTCCTGGAACGGGCCCACGACCGGCCCCCGGGCGGTGCCCGACAAGACCGTCGTCTACGTCGCCCAGACCATGACCAACCCCGGTGTCGCCGGAGTCGCCAAGGGCGTCCGCGAGGCCGCGGCGGCCATCGGCTGGCAGGTCCGGGTGATCGACGGGGACGGCACCCCCGCCGGCATCCAGGCCGCGCTCAGCCAGGCCGTCACCCTGGCACCCTCGGGCATCGTCATCGGCGGCTTCGATCCCCGGCTCACGGCGCAGCAGGTGGCACGGGCCGGGGCCGCGGGAATCCCGCTGATCGGCTGGCACGCGGTCGACTCCCCCGGACCGAGCACGAGTCCCCGGCTCTTCACCAACATCACCACGAAGGTGGAGGAGGTCGGACGGGTCAGCGCGGACTGGGTCATCGCCGGGTCCGACGGCGGCGCCGGGGTCGTCGTCTTCACCGACGACTCCATCCCGTTCGCCCACAACAAGTCCGAGCTGATCAAACGGCGGCTCGCGGCCTGTCCCGGGGTGACGCTGCTGGCGACCGAGAACATCCCCATCCCGGACGCGAGCCAGCGCACCCCGCAGCAGGTCTCCTCCCTCATCTCCCGCTTCCGGGACCGGTGGACCCACTCCGTCGCGATCAACGACCTCTACTTCGCCGACGCCGCCCCCGCGCTGCGCGGCGCCGGGCGCCCCGGAGCCGGGCCGCCCTTCAACATCGGCGCGGGGGACGGCGACCCCTCCGCCTTCCAGCGCATCAACAGCCGGCGGTTCCAGGCCGCCACCGTCCCCGAACCGCTGTCGCAGCAGGGGTGGCAGATCGTCGACGAGTTCAACCGTGCCTTCGCCGGCGGGCCCGCGAGCGGGTACGTGGCACCCGTCCACGTGGTGACGGCCGAGAACAGCGGCGGGGCCACGTCCTGGGACCCGCGGGGCTACCGGGAGGCGTACGAGCGGATCTGGCACGGGCAGTGA
- a CDS encoding sugar ABC transporter ATP-binding protein, whose translation MHDAHDTSDTSASGRPWPSGGPSGGPSGGEPLVRMRGLGKRFGGTVALDAVSLDLHRGSVLALLGPNGAGKSTLIKVLAGVQREDEGEVTVDGHPLRSEAASGKMSFIHQDLGLIEWMTVAENIALGTGYPRRHGLISWRRTRERCDEALRTVAGHLDADARIADLAPAERSLVAIARALARRAELLVLDEPTATLPAADCARLFDVLHTLRDRGHAVLYVSHRLDEVYRVADTFAVLRDGRLVSSGPLAGYGPARLVRDIAGGPPARRGPAAAVTAGRTASGRPVSGRPAAGGPPVLRLDAVTTRRTGPVSLDLAPGEILGMVGLTGAGHMHLGRALAGALPMLGGRALLDGRPYRPRTTADALNRGVGLVPANRQEEGCAPDLTVRENLLANPRAAGVPAWSWLAPRRERREADALIERFSVRPRDSEAALATLSGGHQQKVVLGRALRGRLRLLILEEPTASVDVGAKASIHRLLDEAAAEGLAVLLVSTDFEEVADLCHRALVLVRGSVAAELSGAALTPAELTRAASAMPAITGSTTDR comes from the coding sequence GTGCATGACGCCCATGACACTTCCGACACCTCGGCGAGCGGCCGCCCCTGGCCCTCCGGCGGGCCCTCCGGCGGGCCTTCCGGCGGGGAGCCGCTCGTCCGGATGCGCGGTCTCGGCAAGCGGTTCGGCGGCACCGTGGCGCTGGACGCGGTCAGCCTCGACCTCCACCGCGGCAGCGTGCTCGCCCTCCTCGGTCCCAACGGCGCCGGGAAGTCCACGCTCATCAAGGTGCTCGCCGGTGTCCAGCGGGAGGACGAGGGCGAGGTGACGGTGGACGGGCACCCGCTCCGTTCCGAAGCCGCCTCCGGAAAGATGTCCTTCATCCACCAGGACCTCGGCCTCATCGAGTGGATGACGGTCGCCGAGAACATCGCCCTGGGGACCGGCTACCCCCGGCGCCACGGTCTGATCTCCTGGCGCCGGACCCGGGAGCGCTGCGACGAGGCCCTGCGGACCGTCGCCGGACACCTGGACGCCGACGCCCGGATCGCGGACCTGGCACCCGCCGAACGCTCCCTCGTCGCGATCGCCCGCGCGCTCGCACGCCGGGCCGAACTCCTCGTCCTCGACGAGCCGACCGCCACGCTCCCCGCCGCGGACTGCGCCCGGCTCTTCGACGTCCTGCACACCCTGCGCGACCGGGGACACGCCGTCCTGTACGTGAGCCACCGGCTCGACGAGGTGTACCGGGTCGCCGACACGTTCGCCGTCCTGCGCGACGGACGCCTCGTCAGCTCGGGGCCGCTCGCCGGGTACGGCCCCGCCCGTCTGGTCCGCGACATCGCGGGCGGTCCGCCGGCCCGGCGCGGGCCCGCCGCCGCGGTGACCGCGGGCCGCACGGCCTCCGGCCGTCCGGTCTCCGGCCGCCCGGCCGCCGGAGGGCCTCCCGTACTGCGCCTCGACGCCGTGACGACGCGGCGCACCGGGCCCGTCAGCCTGGATCTGGCGCCCGGAGAGATCCTCGGCATGGTCGGGCTGACCGGCGCCGGCCACATGCACCTGGGCCGCGCCCTGGCCGGCGCGCTGCCGATGCTCGGCGGCCGGGCCCTGCTCGACGGGCGTCCGTACCGTCCGCGCACCACGGCCGACGCCCTGAACCGGGGGGTGGGCCTCGTACCCGCCAACCGCCAGGAGGAGGGCTGCGCCCCCGATCTGACGGTCCGGGAGAACCTCCTGGCCAACCCCCGGGCCGCCGGTGTGCCGGCCTGGAGCTGGCTCGCTCCCCGGCGGGAGCGGCGCGAGGCCGACGCCCTGATCGAACGGTTCTCGGTGCGCCCCCGCGACAGCGAGGCGGCCCTGGCCACCCTGTCCGGAGGCCATCAGCAGAAGGTCGTCCTCGGCCGGGCGCTGCGCGGGCGGCTGCGACTGCTGATCCTGGAAGAGCCGACGGCGAGCGTGGACGTCGGCGCCAAGGCGTCGATCCACCGGCTGCTCGACGAGGCCGCGGCCGAGGGCTTGGCGGTCCTGCTGGTGTCCACCGACTTCGAGGAGGTCGCGGACCTCTGTCACCGCGCGCTGGTCCTCGTCCGCGGATCGGTGGCGGCCGAACTGTCGGGCGCCGCCCTGACGCCCGCCGAGCTCACCCGCGCCGCCTCGGCCATGCCCGCGATCACCGGAAGCACGACGGACCGGTGA
- a CDS encoding acyl-CoA dehydrogenase family protein: MSDPLLFNPRTYDPAHFDPETRRLLRATVDWFEARGKRRLIEDYRTRAWLADFLAFSAKEGLFATFLTPEPAAGQDGADKRWDTARIAALNEILGFYGLDYWYAWQVTILGLGPVWQSGNAAARDRAAQLLAEGEVFAFGLSEKTHGADIYSTDMLLTPEGDDGFRATGSKYYIGNGNAAGLVSVFGRRTDVEGPDGYVFFAADSRHPAYHLVKNVVDSSKYVSEFRLEDYPVAAADVLHTGRAAFDAALNTVNVGKFNLCTASIGICEHAMYEAVTHAQGRILYGRPVTAFPHVRRELTDAYVRLVGMKLFSDRAVDYFRSAGPDDRRYLLFNPMTKMKVTTEGEKVIDLMWDVIAAKGFEKDTYFAQAAVEIRSLPKLEGTVHVNLALILKFMRNHLLEPADYAPVPTRLDAADDAFLFRQGPARGLGSVRFHDWRPAYEAYAALPNVARFREQADALCEFVTRAAPDEAQSRDLDLLLSVGQLFALVVHGQLVLEQAKLTGLDEDVLDELFGVLVRDFSAHAVELYGKESATADQQGWALGAVRRPAVDADRTARVWARVEALAGAYEMAL; the protein is encoded by the coding sequence ATGAGCGACCCGCTGCTGTTCAACCCGCGCACCTACGACCCGGCGCACTTCGACCCCGAGACCCGCAGGCTGCTGCGCGCCACCGTCGACTGGTTCGAGGCCCGCGGCAAGCGCCGGCTGATCGAGGACTACCGCACGCGCGCCTGGCTCGCGGACTTCCTCGCGTTCTCCGCGAAGGAGGGGCTCTTCGCGACCTTCCTGACCCCGGAACCCGCCGCCGGCCAGGACGGGGCCGACAAGCGCTGGGACACCGCGCGCATCGCCGCCCTGAACGAGATCCTCGGCTTCTACGGACTCGACTACTGGTACGCGTGGCAGGTGACCATCCTCGGTCTCGGCCCGGTCTGGCAGAGCGGCAACGCCGCCGCCCGCGACCGTGCCGCGCAGCTCCTCGCCGAGGGCGAGGTGTTCGCGTTCGGCCTGTCGGAGAAGACCCACGGCGCGGACATCTACTCCACCGACATGCTGCTGACCCCCGAGGGCGACGACGGCTTCCGCGCCACCGGGTCGAAGTACTACATCGGCAACGGCAACGCCGCCGGACTGGTCTCCGTCTTCGGCCGCCGCACCGACGTCGAGGGCCCCGACGGCTACGTCTTCTTCGCCGCGGACAGCCGCCACCCCGCCTACCACCTCGTGAAGAACGTCGTCGACTCCTCCAAGTACGTCAGCGAGTTCCGCCTGGAGGACTACCCGGTCGCCGCCGCCGACGTCCTGCACACCGGCCGCGCCGCCTTCGACGCCGCCCTCAACACCGTCAACGTCGGCAAGTTCAATCTCTGCACCGCCTCGATCGGCATCTGCGAGCACGCGATGTACGAGGCCGTCACCCACGCGCAGGGCCGGATCCTCTACGGCCGCCCCGTCACCGCCTTCCCGCACGTGCGCCGGGAGCTGACCGACGCGTACGTCCGCCTCGTCGGGATGAAGCTGTTCAGCGACCGCGCCGTCGACTACTTCCGCTCCGCCGGCCCGGACGACCGCCGCTACCTGCTGTTCAACCCGATGACCAAGATGAAGGTGACCACGGAGGGCGAGAAGGTCATCGACCTGATGTGGGACGTCATCGCGGCCAAGGGCTTCGAGAAGGACACCTACTTCGCCCAGGCGGCCGTCGAGATCCGCAGCCTGCCGAAGCTGGAGGGCACGGTCCACGTCAACCTCGCGCTGATCCTCAAGTTCATGCGCAACCACCTGCTGGAACCGGCCGACTACGCACCCGTGCCGACCCGCCTCGACGCGGCCGACGACGCCTTCCTCTTCCGCCAGGGACCGGCCCGCGGCCTGGGATCCGTACGCTTCCACGACTGGCGCCCCGCCTACGAGGCGTACGCCGCCCTGCCCAATGTCGCCCGGTTCCGCGAACAGGCCGACGCCCTGTGCGAGTTCGTCACCAGGGCCGCCCCGGACGAGGCGCAGAGCCGCGACCTCGACCTCCTCCTCTCGGTCGGCCAGCTGTTCGCACTGGTCGTGCACGGCCAGCTGGTCCTGGAGCAGGCCAAGCTGACAGGCTTGGACGAGGACGTGCTGGACGAGCTGTTCGGCGTCCTCGTACGCGATTTCTCCGCGCACGCGGTCGAGCTGTACGGCAAGGAGTCCGCCACCGCCGACCAGCAGGGCTGGGCGCTGGGCGCGGTCCGCCGGCCGGCCGTCGACGCCGACCGCACGGCGCGGGTCTGGGCCCGGGTGGAGGCCCTGGCCGGGGCGTACGAGATGGCGCTCTGA